A window of Elgaria multicarinata webbii isolate HBS135686 ecotype San Diego chromosome 2, rElgMul1.1.pri, whole genome shotgun sequence contains these coding sequences:
- the NR1H3 gene encoding oxysterols receptor LXR-alpha isoform X2, protein MGPTQLVAQNHGKKTSVFAMEDKGFALFHSSEIPSEHVENPPLKRKKGPAPKMLGNEVCSVCGDKASGFHYNVLSCEGCKGFFRRSVIKGAQYVCKNGGRCEMDMYMRRKCQECRLRKCLEAGMREQCVLSEEQIQRKKLKKQEDDQARMVVVRQNPPSPPSTTPKMTPEQLNMIEKLVAAQQQCNQRSFTDRLKVTPWPQISDPLHREARQQRFAHFTELAIISVQEIVDFAKQLPGFLELTREDQIALLKTSTIEVMLLETSRRYNPETESITFLKDLSYNRDDFAKAGLQFEFINPIFGFSKGMNELQLTDAEYALLIAISIFSADRPNVQDQPLVERLQHNYVQALHSYICIHRPNLLKSSGWHSQQYYTSTVIYEIVES, encoded by the exons ATGGGTCCCACGCAGCTTGTGGCACAGAATCATGGGAAGAAGACAAGTGTATTTGCCATGGAGGACAAAGGTTTTGCACTTTTCCATAGCTCAGAGATTCCCTCTGAGCATGTAG aaaaccctcccttgaAACGGAAAAAGGGGCCCGCCCCAAAGATGCTTGGAAACGAggtgtgcagtgtgtgtggggacaAGGCCTCAGGCTTCCACTACAATGTGCTGAGCTGTGAGGGTTGCAAAGGCTTTTTCCGGCGCAGTGTCATCAAAGGAGCCCAATATGTCTGCAAGAATGGCGGCAGATGTGAGATGGACATGTACATGCGCCGAAAGTGTCAGGAGTGCCGGTTGCGTAAGTGCCTGGAGGCAGGCATGCGAGAGCAAT GTGTTCTCTCTGAAGAGCAGATACAGCGGAAGAAACTTAAGAAGCAGGAAGATGATCAGGCCCGGATGGTAGTTGTGCGCCAGAACCCACCGTCTCCTCCGAGCACCACTCCCAAAATGACACCAGAGCAGCTTAACATGATAGAAAAGCTTGTGGCTGCTCAGCAGCAGTGTAATCAGCGCTCCTTCACAGACAGACTAAAAGTGAcg CCATGGCCTCAGATTTCAGATCCCCTTCATCGTGAAGCACGACAGCAGCGCTTTGCTCATTTCACGGAGCTTGCCATCATTTCTGTACAGGAGATTGTGGACTTTGCCAAACAGTTGCCGGGTTTCTTGGAGCTCACCCGGGAAGACCAGATTGCTCTTCTGAAGACATCTACAATAGAG GTGATGTTGTTGGAGACATCTCGGCGCTACAATCCAGAAACAGAAAGCATCACCTTTTTAAAGGATTTGAGTTATAATCGGGATGACTTTGCTAAAGCTG gccTTCAGTTTGAGTTCATTAATCCTATATTTGGATTTTCAAAAGGAATGAATGAACTGCAGCTCACTGATGCTGAATATGCACTTTTAATTGCTATCAGCATTTTTTCTGCAG ACCGACCGAATGTTCAAGACCAGCCTCTGGTGGAAAGGCTGCAGCATAACTATGTACAGGCTCTTCATTCTTACATTTGTATCCACAGACCAAAC CTGTTAAAGTCCAGTGGATGGCATAGCCAACAATATTACACAAGTACTGTTATTTATGAAATTGTCgaatcctga
- the NR1H3 gene encoding oxysterols receptor LXR-alpha isoform X1 has translation MGPTQLVAQNHGKKTSVFAMEDKGFALFHSSEIPSEHVENPPLKRKKGPAPKMLGNEVCSVCGDKASGFHYNVLSCEGCKGFFRRSVIKGAQYVCKNGGRCEMDMYMRRKCQECRLRKCLEAGMREQCVLSEEQIQRKKLKKQEDDQARMVVVRQNPPSPPSTTPKMTPEQLNMIEKLVAAQQQCNQRSFTDRLKVTPWPQISDPLHREARQQRFAHFTELAIISVQEIVDFAKQLPGFLELTREDQIALLKTSTIEVMLLETSRRYNPETESITFLKDLSYNRDDFAKAGLQFEFINPIFGFSKGMNELQLTDAEYALLIAISIFSADRPNVQDQPLVERLQHNYVQALHSYICIHRPNDHLMFPRMLMKLVSLRTLSSVHSEQVFALRLQDKKLPPLLSEIWDVNE, from the exons ATGGGTCCCACGCAGCTTGTGGCACAGAATCATGGGAAGAAGACAAGTGTATTTGCCATGGAGGACAAAGGTTTTGCACTTTTCCATAGCTCAGAGATTCCCTCTGAGCATGTAG aaaaccctcccttgaAACGGAAAAAGGGGCCCGCCCCAAAGATGCTTGGAAACGAggtgtgcagtgtgtgtggggacaAGGCCTCAGGCTTCCACTACAATGTGCTGAGCTGTGAGGGTTGCAAAGGCTTTTTCCGGCGCAGTGTCATCAAAGGAGCCCAATATGTCTGCAAGAATGGCGGCAGATGTGAGATGGACATGTACATGCGCCGAAAGTGTCAGGAGTGCCGGTTGCGTAAGTGCCTGGAGGCAGGCATGCGAGAGCAAT GTGTTCTCTCTGAAGAGCAGATACAGCGGAAGAAACTTAAGAAGCAGGAAGATGATCAGGCCCGGATGGTAGTTGTGCGCCAGAACCCACCGTCTCCTCCGAGCACCACTCCCAAAATGACACCAGAGCAGCTTAACATGATAGAAAAGCTTGTGGCTGCTCAGCAGCAGTGTAATCAGCGCTCCTTCACAGACAGACTAAAAGTGAcg CCATGGCCTCAGATTTCAGATCCCCTTCATCGTGAAGCACGACAGCAGCGCTTTGCTCATTTCACGGAGCTTGCCATCATTTCTGTACAGGAGATTGTGGACTTTGCCAAACAGTTGCCGGGTTTCTTGGAGCTCACCCGGGAAGACCAGATTGCTCTTCTGAAGACATCTACAATAGAG GTGATGTTGTTGGAGACATCTCGGCGCTACAATCCAGAAACAGAAAGCATCACCTTTTTAAAGGATTTGAGTTATAATCGGGATGACTTTGCTAAAGCTG gccTTCAGTTTGAGTTCATTAATCCTATATTTGGATTTTCAAAAGGAATGAATGAACTGCAGCTCACTGATGCTGAATATGCACTTTTAATTGCTATCAGCATTTTTTCTGCAG ACCGACCGAATGTTCAAGACCAGCCTCTGGTGGAAAGGCTGCAGCATAACTATGTACAGGCTCTTCATTCTTACATTTGTATCCACAGACCAAAC GATCATCTAATGTTCCCACGAATGTTAATGAAACTGGTCAGTCTTCGGACTCTAAGTAGCGTTCATTCTGAACAGGTGTTTGCTCTTCGGCTACAGGACAAgaagctgccaccacttctttcaGAGATCTGGGATGTCAATGAATGA